The Armatimonadota bacterium DNA segment TATTCTGGACCAGCAAGACGTGCACAACCAGGTGCATGTGCTGGGAGCCGTGGCGCGGGCCGGCGCGTACGATCTCGAACAGAACATGACGCTCTTCTCGCTGCTCTCTGAGGCCGGCGGCGCGTCGGACAATGCAGCCCTGAAGCAGGTGTATGTATTGCGTAACGGCAAGCAGATACCGCTCGACCTGTACCCGGTGCTGGCGGAGGGCCGTGATGACCCAACCATCTCCACGTTCACGATGCATCCGGGCGACACACTCTTTGTACCGGTTATCCAGGCACAGTACGCGGTGATGGGCGATGTGCTCAAACCCGCCTACTACACGCTGCCGGAGAATCCCGCAGACGCCACGCTCCTCAAAGCCCTCAGCAGGGCCGGCGGTCAGTCAGCCGATGCCGACCTATCCAGAGCTGTGATCATCCATACTGCCGGCGGCCAGAATACAACCCAGAAGGTGAATATCGCGCAAATGCTCCAGCACGGGGATCTTGCCCCAAACCTGCGCCTGGCCGGTGGCGACGTGCTCTTCATACCGCCGAAGGGTCAAAAGCGGACTTTCGCAGATTTCTTCTATGCGCTCAGCGGTCTCTCGTACCTGCGAACCTTGTTCTGACAGTCGGCTCGTGAGCCGGTATCCACCAGCAAACGGGGCGGCAAGGCCGCCCCGTTTGCGCATCCGGCGGTAATTGTATAGCGCGGTTCGCGCAACGCCGGCAGTTTTTTAGCGACCTACCCGATATTTCACCCAGATGGCACTCTTTTGGGTGTACAATATGGTGCTGCCACTGTGCCGGGGATGGCAGCGCTGTACTCCCCGGCATTACCCTAAACCCGCGCATGCGGATGTGCAAGGCACCGCATGCCATTTCGTGGACGGTTTGGCGCGGATGTGTAAGTCACCGTGCCGGCCGGCCAGGAGAAAGTTCAGGAATGAAACGAAAGACTGAAACCTGGTGGGCGCAAGTGCTGCAGAATCGCCTCATAGCACTTGTCCTGGCGATGGTGGTCATAGTACCGCTGATCGCCACTCCCGCCGATGGCCGCATCCATGGTGTGGCCGCATTCGCGTTCGAAGGATTGGCGATCCTTCTCTTTGGCACTCTAATCCTGCGGTCCAAGTGGGACCTTCGGCGGGAGAAGATTGTCGCGTTTCTCAAAACAGGCCCGAACCTGCCTATCCTGGCGCTTGGCGTCCTCGGTGGTATTTCGGTTCTGTATGCAGCCCACAAGGGATATGCAGAGCAGGCGCTCCTTCAACTGGTCGCCGGCATTCTGATCTACTTCGTGGCTGCGTACCAGTTCCGCAGGTCTGAGCAC contains these protein-coding regions:
- a CDS encoding SLBB domain-containing protein translates to MKRHSQIAATAGAIVCLALAWRAAGAQETPSSYRLGAGDVIEVTVPNYVDTEKDLDQVLTVLPDGTITYPEIGRVVAAGITPEKLGAEIQTVLSKTRNNADVLVIVKEVHSRKVSVVGAVHQQGQYDLGPGWRVMDAIAAAGGLSTEVQWTKGRLIRGPSTVALNLVEALALPNSDANPTLRPGDLVILDQQDVHNQVHVLGAVARAGAYDLEQNMTLFSLLSEAGGASDNAALKQVYVLRNGKQIPLDLYPVLAEGRDDPTISTFTMHPGDTLFVPVIQAQYAVMGDVLKPAYYTLPENPADATLLKALSRAGGQSADADLSRAVIIHTAGGQNTTQKVNIAQMLQHGDLAPNLRLAGGDVLFIPPKGQKRTFADFFYALSGLSYLRTLF